The proteins below come from a single Euleptes europaea isolate rEulEur1 chromosome 5, rEulEur1.hap1, whole genome shotgun sequence genomic window:
- the LOC130477846 gene encoding receptor-transporting protein 3-like, whose translation MYRRGGCNNLQSWKERFVELMKDHKPQDKWTLDLFEDLSARHLQSGWYTYDQKQLFARFECSICLREWKSIQVVIRFHMRLDKSRWGQSQGQVKVRIFSQKCRRCTKAKYEEPIFSEEAVQKLLHNLSLKILEKCYGQSQKSFYFLKPDVEENVEGPHDRDNCEACKEGICLARLASTAQPTQQEEYQNIFGFLLLVLLLMFFFAFFAFFFQKK comes from the exons ATGTATAGAAGAGGGGGATGTAACAATTTGCAGAGTTGGAAGGAAAGGTTTGTTGAGCTGATGAAGGATCATAAACCACAGGATAAGTGGACTTTGGATTTATTTGAAGACCTCAGTGCCAGGCATTTACAGTCTGGGTGGTACACGTATGATCAGAAGCAGCTTTTTGCCAG GTTTGAGTGTTCCATTTGTTTGAGAGAGTGGAAATCTATCCAGGTGGTCATTCGCTTCCACATGCGCCTGGACAAGAGCAGGTGGGGTCAGAGCCAAGGCCAGGTGAAGGTGAGGATATTCAGCCAGAAATGTCGCCGATGTACGAAGGCCAAGTACGAGGAGCCTATCTTCAGTGAGGAGGCTGTTCAGAAACTCCTCCACAACTTGTCTCTGAAGATCCTGGAGAAATGCTATGGACAATCCCAAAAAAGCTTTTACTTCTTGAAACCTGATGTTGAGGAAAATGTGGAGGGTCCACATGACAGAGACAACTGTGAGGCATGTAAGGAGGGGATCTGCTTGGCAAGACTTGCTTCCACTGCTCAGCCTACACAGCAGGAGGAATATCAGAACATCTTTGGTTTTCTCCTTCTTGTGTTGTTGTTGATGTTTTTCTTTGCATTCTTTGCATTCTTCTTCCAAAAGAAGTAG